The genome window GAAGCCGATACCCGCTCTGTTTTACATGGGATGCAATTTTTCCCTGAAGATTATCAAAAGCCGATCCGTTCTCTATCCGGGGGACAACGCACACGCCTAGCACTAGCTAAGCTTCTTTTGTCAAAGCCCGACCTCCTTATTTTGGATGAGCCGACCAACCATCTGGACATTGAAACATTGTCATGGCTGGAAGGCTATTTAAAAGGTTATGATGGCGCGATTTTAATCGTCTCGCATGACCGTTATTTCTTAGATCAAGTCGTGTCGATTGTTTACGAAGTGTCTCGTACAAAAGTGTCGAAGTATGTAGGCAACTATAGTGCTTACTTAGATGAAAAGGCAAAAAACTATGAACGTGATTTAAAAATGTACGAGCGTCAAATGGATGAAAAGGCCAAGCTCGAAACATTTATCCAAAAAAACCTTGCCCGAGCTTCAACTACAAAAATGGCCCAGTCACGTCGCAAAGTGTTGGAGAAGACAAATTGGATGGAATCTCCTGATGGCGATGAAAAGAGTGCCAACTTCGGCTTTACAATTGAGCGCCAAAGCGGAAATGACGTGCTGTCGGTAGATAATTTAACAATCGGTTTTACGGACAAGGCTATTTCCAAAAATATTGGGATGCGCGTCTTTAGAGAAGATCGTATTGCACTTGTCGGTCCAAACGGTGTTGGGAAATCTACCTTATTGAAAACAATCGTTCAAGATATCGAGGCACTGGCCGGGGATATCCGTTACGGTACGAATGTTCAAATCGGCTATTATGATCAGGAGCAGGCGAAACTTCATTCGAATAAAACTGTTCTTAGTGAGCTTTGGGATGAATGGCCATTACTGAATGAAAAGGATATCCGCAACATTTTAGGTCGCTTCCTTTTTAGCGGAGATGATGTTTCGAAAACCGTAAACTCCCTATCAGGTGGAGAAAAGGCGCGACTTGCACTTGCGAAGTTAATGATGCAAAAATCAAATTTCCTAGTACTTGATGAACCGACAAACCATTTAGACTTGGACAGTAAAGAAATATTGGAAAACGCCTTAATCGATTATCCTGGTACACTGCTATTCGTTTCACATGACCGTTATTTCATCAACCGTATCGCTACTAAAGTCGTTGAACTCTCAGGCACAGGTTCGTTTGAGTATTTAGGTGACTATGATTATTATGTGGAAAAGAAAGAGGAACTAGAAGAATTAGCTGCAATGAAAGCCGCAGCAATTGAAAAAAATACGGCTGATTCGACTGTTCAAACAAAGACTACTTCGACGATCGACAAGGACGCAAAAAAAAGAGAACGTCAAATTCGTCGTGCAATTGAAGATATCGAAAAGCAGATGAGCGCCTTAGATGAAAAAATCGCCGTCTTCGAAGAACAACTATGTGATCCTGATATTTATTCGGATCATGAAAAAACATTAACAATTCAGTCTGAACTGAATGATGTAAAAGAACAGCATGAAGTATTTGAAATAGAATGGCTTGAACTAAACGAAGAGCTTGACAATCTATAATTAAAGGAGTGTCCATCAACATATGGACACTCCTTTTTTATATGCACATGAAAAGTCTGTTTCTACACAAACATATTTGGTGTATTGCTATTGTATAATATTAAATCTTTCTATCATCCTATCTACATAATAATCATATATATAGGTCAATACGCCAAATTTCTACAAATTTCTCCACAATTTTATTCACAATACAAATCTAGTAGTATCAACATATCAACATAGTTTTCCACATTATCCACATTTAAAATCAAAGTTATACACATTGCTGTGTGAAAAAGACACTACTATATATAGATAAGTCACATGTTTTCCACAAGTTATACACAGTTTGTGTATAAGTACGCATGTTCGCAAGTTTTTTTGTGGGTATTTAACTTTATCTGTGGATAATTTTCAGAAAAGTTGAACAGTCAATAAAAACTTGTTATAAATGAGATTTATCCATCATAAATTACTAGATTCGACTTTTTTATATTATTGAAAGAAAACAAATTAAGAAAAATTTATTTTCTCTGCAAAAAAAGCATGAGAAAAGGATGTAGTGCCACATCTTTTCACCATGCTTATATACCCTATTTCCAGCTCAAGAGCTCCATCCCTGGGCGCCCATTCATAGCTAAATTCCCACGAACTCCTGCTTCATACATTTCATATGCAGCTGCACCAATCATTGCAGCATTATCTGTACATAATTTTAAAGGCGGTACATAAAATGGAATACCTTCTTCTTTAAACGCATGTTCCAATGCTGTGCGTAGTCCTTTATTGGCTGATACACCGCCAGCTGCAATTACTTGTTTTACCTGAAATTCACGCGCTGCTCGTACTGTCTTACCAGTCAATACTTCCACTACACTGTCTTGGAAGCCTTTTGCAACATGTTCGGCAATGATTTCTTCACCGCGCTGATCCATGTTATGTTTATAATTAATCACTGCAGATTTCAAGCCACTGAAGCTAAAATCGTATGAATCTTCCTCCAACCATACACGCGGGAAAGGAACGGCTTCTGTCGCTTCATGGGCAAGACGATCAATATGAGGACCACCCGGATATGGCATATTCAATACACGGGCTACTTTGTCATATGCTTCACCTGCAGCATCATCACGTGTTTCACCGATAACTTCAAACGAACCATGTTCACGCATGAGGACAAGCTCTGTATGTCCACCTGAAACAACAAGTGCCAACAGCGGAAATTCCATTGGCTGTACTAAATTATTCGCATAAATATGCCCGGCGATATGATGTGTCCCGATTAATGGTAAGCCGTGAACAAAAGCGAAAGCCTTAGCCGCATTAATACCGATTAACAAAGCACCTACCAGTCCCGGTCCTTCTGTTACGGCAACAGCTGTTAATTCCTTTGGTTCCATATTTGCCTGTTTTAATGCTTCTTCTAAAACGATTGTCATTTGTTCAACATGGTGACGTGATGCGATTTCCGGGACAACCCCGCCGAAACGCTTATGACTGTCGATTTGCGATGATACAACATTCGAAATAATCTCTGTCCCATTTTTAATAATGGCTGCTGCTGTTTCATCACAGCTAGTTTCAATTGCTAATATATAGTTATCCATTATAAATTCACCCACATTACTAACGCATCTTCCTGGTTATCTGTATAGTAGCCTTTACGAAGACCTCCATCTTGGAAACCAAGTTTGCGA of Solibacillus isronensis contains these proteins:
- a CDS encoding ABC-F family ATP-binding cassette domain-containing protein, whose product is MIVLQVNQLYKSFITDEILSGVKLEVQHRDRVALVGRNGAGKSTLLKIIAGQMSYDSGEIIIPKDIQVGYLEQHAGIDSELSIWDEMMTIFANLQNQEKTLRQLEQQMADPAIYEDSEQYTRIMAEYDQLQHDFKDAGGYQYEADTRSVLHGMQFFPEDYQKPIRSLSGGQRTRLALAKLLLSKPDLLILDEPTNHLDIETLSWLEGYLKGYDGAILIVSHDRYFLDQVVSIVYEVSRTKVSKYVGNYSAYLDEKAKNYERDLKMYERQMDEKAKLETFIQKNLARASTTKMAQSRRKVLEKTNWMESPDGDEKSANFGFTIERQSGNDVLSVDNLTIGFTDKAISKNIGMRVFREDRIALVGPNGVGKSTLLKTIVQDIEALAGDIRYGTNVQIGYYDQEQAKLHSNKTVLSELWDEWPLLNEKDIRNILGRFLFSGDDVSKTVNSLSGGEKARLALAKLMMQKSNFLVLDEPTNHLDLDSKEILENALIDYPGTLLFVSHDRYFINRIATKVVELSGTGSFEYLGDYDYYVEKKEELEELAAMKAAAIEKNTADSTVQTKTTSTIDKDAKKRERQIRRAIEDIEKQMSALDEKIAVFEEQLCDPDIYSDHEKTLTIQSELNDVKEQHEVFEIEWLELNEELDNL
- the tsaD gene encoding tRNA (adenosine(37)-N6)-threonylcarbamoyltransferase complex transferase subunit TsaD; translated protein: MDNYILAIETSCDETAAAIIKNGTEIISNVVSSQIDSHKRFGGVVPEIASRHHVEQMTIVLEEALKQANMEPKELTAVAVTEGPGLVGALLIGINAAKAFAFVHGLPLIGTHHIAGHIYANNLVQPMEFPLLALVVSGGHTELVLMREHGSFEVIGETRDDAAGEAYDKVARVLNMPYPGGPHIDRLAHEATEAVPFPRVWLEEDSYDFSFSGLKSAVINYKHNMDQRGEEIIAEHVAKGFQDSVVEVLTGKTVRAAREFQVKQVIAAGGVSANKGLRTALEHAFKEEGIPFYVPPLKLCTDNAAMIGAAAYEMYEAGVRGNLAMNGRPGMELLSWK